The Colletotrichum higginsianum IMI 349063 chromosome 2, whole genome shotgun sequence genome has a segment encoding these proteins:
- a CDS encoding Glycosyl hydrolase family 16, which translates to MHLKNLIPSLIFLLPAAQAWDSPDYSGFTRLWLDNFAGASGTGVNEGNWNIITNLRVNNEIQDYTTSRSNLQISGGGTVQIVPQRDAASRWTSGRIESKYTFTPAAGRLTFAEGQIRFGDNAVGNKRGIWPAFWILGDSIRRGVSWPRCGELDVLETVNGQLTGYGTAHCDVLPGGACNEPNGIGGAIGIPDQGWHNWRIQWDRRPNNWQAETITWFRDGQLFHQISGARVGSEGIWSTLARAPLFFILNVAVGGNWPGNPDGATIGGWGSMMETAYVAVYQSQ; encoded by the exons ATGCACCTAAAGAACCTCATTCCCTCCCTCATTTTCCTCCTCCCGGCCGCACAGGCCTGGGACTCTCCCGACTACTCGGGCTTCACCCGCCTCTGGCTCGACAacttcgccggcgcctcgggCACGGGCGTCAACGAGGGCAACTGgaacatcatcaccaacctgCGCGTCAACAACGAGATCCAGGACTACACGACCTCGCGCTCGAACCTGCAgatctcgggcggcggcaccgtccAGATCGTCCCGCAAAGGGACGCCGCCAGCCGCTGGACCTCCGGCCGCATCGAGTCCAAGTACACCTtcaccccggccgccggccgcctcaCCTTCGCCGAGGGCCAGATCCGCTTCGGCGACAACGCCGTCGGCAACAAGAGGGGGATCTGGCCGGCGTTCTGGATCCTCGGCGACTCGATCCGCCGCGGCGTCAGCTGGCCGCGCtgcggcgagctcgacgtgcTCGAGACGGTCAACGGGCAGCTGACGGGATACGGCACGGCGCACTGCGACGTGCTGCCCGGCGGTGCGTGTAACGAGCCcaacggcatcggcggcgccatcggcatcccGGACCAGGGGTGGCACAACTGGCGCATCCAGTGGGACCGCCGGCCGAACAACTGGCAGGCCGAGACCATCACCTGGTTCCGCGACGGGCAGCTCTTCCACCAGATCAGCGGCGCGAGGGTCGGCAGCGAGGGGATCTGGAGCACGCTGGCCCGCGCCCCCTTGTTCTTCATCCTgaacgtcgccgtcggcgggaACTGG CCCGGAAACCCGGACGGCGCTACCATCGGCGGCTGGGGGAGCATGATGGAAACCGCCTACGTCGCGGTCTACCAGTCTCAGTAG
- a CDS encoding Methyltransferase, with amino-acid sequence MRTILRRTPILTSTLKTGIGNNRVPRITSNRSLATMTTGNFRYLDPATLGAAGSKPWAKVDTDVTSFSRTDRRRSVANIRDAGEAFGTDVSGFAVYNSPAKEKDFTDDAAVRGGYYAEVEALLREKLPGVKKVVIFDHTIRRREKNSPRQPVQQVHVDQTPGAAAVRVRRHVSGDEAEELLKGRYQIINVWRPIGHPASDFPLAVIDWRTTEPKDLIAVDLLYPQRKDADDDDRGKEVLPDPTLAQSTEGYEVKGETYSVAPSDKHKLYYAKDMTPDEAMFIKCFDSRSQGQPGGKPGLADYTPHTAFIDPNTPADAKGRQSIEVRCLVFYD; translated from the exons ATGAGAACGATCCTACGCCGAACCCCAATCCTCACATCAACTCTCAAAACCGGCATCGGAAACAACCGCGTTCCCCGCATCACCAGCAACAGATCCCTCGCCACAATGACGACCGGCAACTTCCGCTACCTCGACCCGGCgaccctcggcgccgccggcagcaAACCGTGGGCCAAGGTCGACACGGACGTCACCTCCTTCAGCCGCaccgaccgccgccgctccgtCGCCAACATtcgcgacgccggcgaggcctTTGGCACCGACGTCTCTGGCTTCGCCGTGTACAACTCCCccgccaaggagaaggactTCACTGACGACGCGGCCGTGCGGGGCGGCTACtacgccgaggtcgaggccctgCTGCGCGAGAAGCTGCCCGGCGTGAAGAAGGTCGTCATCTTCGACCACACGATCCGGCGGCGGGAGAAGAACAGCCCCAGGCAGCCGGTGCAGCAGGTGCACGTCGACCAGAcgcccggcgccgcggctGTGCGCGTGCGGAGGCACGTCTCTggggacgaggccgaggagctgctcAAGGGGCGGTATCAGATTATCAACGTGTGGAGGCCGATCGGGCACCCGGCGAGCGATTTCCCCTTGGCCGTGATCGACTGGCGGACGACGGAGCCGAAGgacctcatcgccgtcgatCTGCTGTACCCCCAGAGGAAGGATGCGGACGATGATGACAGGGGCAAGGAGGTGCTTCCGGACCCGACCCTGGCGCAGTCGACGGAGGGATATGAAGTGAAGG GAGAGACATACTCTGTCGCGCCGAGCGACAAGCACAAGCTCTACTACGCCAAGGATATGACGCCCGACGAGGCCATGTTCATCAAGTGCTTCGACTCGCGGAGCCAGGGACAGCCCGGCGGGAAGCCGGGTCTTGCGGACTACACGCCTCACACCGCGTTCATCGACCCCAACACTCCCGCAGATGCGAAGGGGCGGCAGAGCATCGAGGTCCGCTGCTTGGTTTTCTACGACTAG
- a CDS encoding Heterokaryon incompatibility protein, which produces MSKDVSHLWVGLVNIYSRCQLTFPEDKPYAFSGVIKLFQELSGDVYLAGVWQTNEATTPSRLGGYEAGT; this is translated from the coding sequence ATGTCGAAAGACGTGTCACACCTGTGGGTTGGGCTCGTGAACATCTACTCACGATGCCAGCTGACGTTTCCTGAAGACAAGCCCTACGCTTTCTCGGGGGTCATCAAATTGTTCCAGGAGCTCTCCGGCGACGTGTATCTTGCCGGTGTATGGCAAACAAACGAAGCTACTACACCATCTCGCCTGGGTGGTTACGAAGCCGGCACCTAA